A part of uncultured Acidilobus sp. JCHS genomic DNA contains:
- a CDS encoding putative Zn-dependent hydrolases of the beta-lactamase fold has translation MGYLVYYGHSAFELNISGRKVLIDPWLSNPLSPVKPEAVTGVDYVLVTHDHDDHLGDAVEIMKRNPKAKLVATFELANYVGELIRDESRVIGGNMGGPIVLEPGLRVALVPANHTSSRGAPTGVVVMSSEGVVYHAGDTGITAEMALIGEIYRPDIALLPIGGHFTMDHNEAAKAVELLRPRAAIPMHYGTFPVLYGDPNEFARIVTSRGLPTKVVILRPGERFEFKF, from the coding sequence ATGGGCTACCTTGTGTATTATGGGCACTCGGCCTTTGAGCTCAACATCTCAGGCAGGAAGGTCCTTATAGACCCCTGGCTGAGCAACCCTCTGTCACCCGTTAAGCCTGAGGCGGTCACAGGCGTTGACTATGTACTGGTGACCCACGACCACGACGATCACCTGGGCGACGCCGTTGAGATAATGAAGAGGAACCCCAAGGCCAAGCTCGTGGCGACCTTCGAGCTAGCTAACTACGTCGGGGAGCTGATAAGGGACGAGAGCCGCGTGATAGGCGGCAACATGGGAGGCCCCATAGTTCTGGAGCCTGGCCTTCGCGTGGCGCTGGTCCCAGCGAATCACACCAGCTCGAGGGGAGCGCCGACGGGCGTCGTCGTCATGTCAAGCGAGGGCGTCGTGTACCATGCGGGCGACACTGGCATAACGGCGGAGATGGCGCTCATAGGTGAGATCTACAGGCCTGACATAGCCCTGCTGCCGATAGGAGGCCACTTCACCATGGATCACAACGAGGCGGCCAAGGCTGTGGAGCTCCTGAGGCCTCGCGCCGCGATACCGATGCATTATGGCACGTTCCCCGTCCTCTACGGCGACCCCAACGAGTTCGCGAGGATCGTGACGTCAAGGGGTCTTCCCACAAAGGTCGTCATACTGAGGCCCGGCGAGAGGTTCGAGTTCAAGTTTTAA
- a CDS encoding rRNA methylase, with protein MWLRLIMVGPEGPVNLGYVARLAENFEVDELALVSPQASIAESLRWAARGSSRLLEVAVYPSLSEALKDVDLSICTSDESSARDVLRTAVTPEEAAAEAARRGRVAVVLGRESVGLTRDELSLCDLLCTIPASPRYTALNVSNAAAIVLYELYKAARSQRRLAEPPSKDVVRLTEAYARALYEHLSRGPSEEVGLAFRKLVSRASSAEASTVLRVLSRACATLGCKGRAEELLAEPS; from the coding sequence ATGTGGCTGAGGCTCATTATGGTGGGCCCCGAGGGGCCAGTAAACCTGGGCTACGTGGCGAGGCTGGCGGAGAACTTCGAGGTTGACGAGCTGGCCCTGGTCTCCCCGCAGGCCAGCATAGCCGAGTCTCTCAGGTGGGCGGCGAGAGGCTCCTCAAGGCTCCTCGAGGTAGCCGTGTACCCCTCCCTCTCCGAGGCGCTGAAGGACGTGGACCTCTCCATATGCACCTCTGACGAGAGCTCGGCAAGGGACGTACTCAGGACGGCCGTGACGCCCGAGGAGGCAGCCGCGGAGGCCGCCAGGAGGGGAAGGGTCGCAGTGGTCCTCGGGAGGGAGAGCGTCGGCCTGACCAGGGATGAGCTGTCCCTCTGCGACCTCCTCTGCACAATACCTGCGTCGCCCAGGTACACGGCCCTTAACGTAAGCAACGCCGCCGCTATAGTGTTATATGAGCTCTACAAGGCCGCGAGGTCGCAGAGGCGGCTGGCGGAGCCGCCGTCCAAGGACGTCGTCAGGCTGACGGAGGCCTACGCCCGGGCCCTCTACGAGCACCTGTCCAGGGGCCCAAGCGAGGAGGTTGGCCTGGCCTTCAGGAAGCTCGTCTCAAGGGCCTCCTCAGCTGAGGCCTCAACAGTCCTGAGGGTCCTCAGCAGGGCCTGCGCAACCCTTGGCTGCAAGGGAAGGGCTGAGGAGCTGTTGGCAGAACCTAGTTAG
- a CDS encoding 6-phospho 3-hexuloisomerase codes for MEAEHPALRAMREIAEFAAKASELINAGQVDRMAEVLVDLYHRKGKVLVMGAGRSGLVGKAFAMRLLHLGFNSYVLGETIVPSISRGDVAVAISGSGRTGLIVEAADAAKKVGAYVIAITTYPESPLGQLADLVVMVPGRSKVSKMDDYFARQILGLHEPLAPLGTLFEDTAMLLLDGVIYYLMMRLNVTEDEMRNRHANIEL; via the coding sequence TTGGAGGCCGAGCATCCTGCCCTCAGGGCCATGAGGGAGATAGCGGAGTTCGCCGCCAAGGCCTCAGAGCTCATCAACGCGGGCCAGGTCGATCGTATGGCCGAGGTCCTCGTGGACCTGTATCACAGGAAGGGGAAGGTCCTCGTCATGGGCGCCGGGAGGAGCGGCCTCGTCGGCAAGGCTTTTGCCATGCGGCTCCTGCACCTTGGCTTCAACTCATACGTGCTCGGAGAGACCATAGTCCCCAGCATATCAAGGGGCGACGTGGCAGTCGCGATATCCGGCTCAGGCAGGACAGGCCTCATAGTTGAGGCCGCTGACGCCGCCAAGAAGGTAGGGGCCTACGTCATAGCCATAACCACCTACCCCGAGAGCCCTCTTGGGCAGCTCGCAGACCTTGTCGTGATGGTCCCGGGCAGGTCCAAGGTCAGCAAGATGGACGACTACTTCGCCAGGCAGATACTTGGCCTTCACGAGCCCCTCGCCCCCCTGGGAACGCTGTTCGAAGACACTGCCATGCTGCTCCTGGACGGCGTGATCTACTACCTGATGATGAGACTTAACGTGACAGAGGACGAGATGAGGAACAGGCACGCCAACATAGAGCTTTAG
- a CDS encoding thermosome, archaeal codes for MLILKEGTQRSYGREALRNNILAAKVLAEMLKTSLGPRGLDKMLIDSFGDVTVTNDGATIVKEMEVQHPAAKLLVEIAKAQDAEVGDGTTSVVVLAGALLDKAEALLEQNIHPTLIIEGYTKAMNKALELLDKIAVPVDVNNDENLRKIATTTIGSKYSGQGPEREKLVELAVNAIKIIAEPKPEGGYNVDLDNVKIEKKKGGGLMDSMLVRGIVLDKEVVHPGMPKRVTNAKIAVLDAPLEIQKPDITTKIRVTDVEQLDSFLEEETKILKDMVEQIAATGANVVITQKGIDDVAQHFLAKKGILAVRRVKRSDVEKLARATGAKIVTSIRDLKPESLGYADLVEERKVGNDKMVFIEGAKNPRSVTILIRGANDMLLDEAERNLNDVLHGLRNIMREPKILGGGGAPEIELALRLREFAATVGGKEQLAIEAFADALETIPSVLAESAGMDPLDAVMQLRSLHSKGLKFAGVDVLNGKTADDMISVNVYEPLLVKKQVIKGAAEAAIALLKIDDLIAAAPPKKEEKKGKEGEEKEEKGLPSS; via the coding sequence GTGCTCATATTGAAGGAGGGCACGCAGAGGTCTTACGGAAGGGAGGCCCTAAGGAATAACATACTGGCGGCTAAAGTTCTGGCTGAGATGCTTAAGACAAGCCTTGGACCCCGCGGCCTTGACAAGATGTTAATAGACTCCTTTGGCGACGTAACGGTGACAAACGATGGAGCCACCATAGTTAAGGAGATGGAGGTTCAGCACCCTGCCGCGAAGCTCCTGGTTGAGATAGCCAAGGCCCAAGATGCCGAGGTCGGCGACGGCACGACGAGCGTTGTCGTGCTTGCTGGGGCCCTGCTCGACAAGGCTGAGGCCCTGCTCGAGCAGAATATACACCCAACGCTCATCATAGAGGGCTATACCAAGGCCATGAACAAGGCCCTTGAGCTGCTTGACAAGATAGCGGTCCCCGTTGACGTAAACAATGATGAGAACCTCAGGAAGATAGCCACCACTACCATAGGCAGCAAGTACTCTGGCCAGGGACCTGAGAGGGAGAAGCTTGTAGAGCTCGCGGTTAACGCCATCAAGATAATAGCTGAGCCCAAGCCTGAGGGGGGCTACAACGTTGACCTCGATAACGTCAAGATAGAGAAGAAGAAGGGAGGAGGCCTTATGGACTCAATGCTGGTGAGGGGCATAGTCCTTGACAAGGAGGTCGTACACCCTGGTATGCCGAAGAGGGTGACCAACGCCAAGATAGCTGTCCTAGACGCGCCCCTTGAGATACAGAAGCCCGACATAACCACCAAGATAAGAGTCACCGACGTTGAGCAGCTTGACTCGTTCCTGGAGGAGGAGACCAAGATCCTTAAGGACATGGTTGAGCAGATAGCCGCGACAGGCGCCAACGTTGTAATAACCCAGAAGGGAATTGACGACGTCGCCCAGCACTTCCTGGCCAAGAAGGGCATACTTGCCGTGAGGAGGGTCAAGAGGAGCGACGTAGAGAAGCTAGCCAGGGCCACTGGCGCAAAGATAGTGACAAGCATCAGGGACCTCAAGCCTGAGAGCCTGGGCTACGCCGACCTCGTTGAGGAGAGGAAGGTGGGCAATGACAAGATGGTCTTCATAGAGGGCGCCAAGAACCCGAGGAGCGTGACCATACTGATAAGGGGCGCTAACGACATGTTGCTCGACGAGGCTGAGAGGAACCTCAACGACGTCCTCCACGGCCTCAGGAACATAATGAGGGAGCCCAAGATACTGGGCGGCGGAGGCGCGCCAGAGATTGAGCTGGCCCTCAGGCTGAGGGAGTTCGCGGCCACGGTAGGCGGGAAGGAGCAGCTGGCCATAGAGGCCTTCGCCGACGCGCTCGAGACCATACCCAGCGTGCTGGCCGAGAGCGCAGGCATGGACCCGCTGGACGCAGTCATGCAGCTCAGGTCCCTCCACAGCAAGGGCCTGAAGTTCGCGGGCGTTGACGTGCTTAACGGCAAGACAGCTGATGACATGATCTCAGTGAACGTCTACGAGCCCCTGCTGGTTAAGAAACAGGTGATAAAGGGCGCGGCCGAGGCCGCCATAGCGCTGCTAAAGATAGACGACCTGATTGCGGCGGCGCCGCCTAAGAAGGAGGAGAAGAAGGGCAAGGAAGGCGAGGAGAAGGAGGAGAAGGGCCTCCCGAGCAGCTAA
- a CDS encoding Dimethyladenosine transferase (rRNA methylation) has translation MSRRRRLGQHFLVDEGGVKLFTGVLERFKGLDFLEVGPGLGALTLRASELAGRLVAVEIDGSLAKKLSSRLPLNSSVVIGDGALFVASVRTPVVFSNAPFYLVGRMIAAAARNNNVRWLVLGCQKEVAERIVARPGSEEYGRLSVISQAYFLATIKGYMPAEWFRPRPKVNAALVLMERRREWGPEGEALEGLTRCLFSQKNRLLAKVAKRCIGDEGPALLAASNNRRVRDLTPDELVEASKWLAARAGARS, from the coding sequence GTGAGCAGGCGAAGGAGGCTGGGTCAGCACTTCCTCGTTGACGAAGGAGGAGTGAAGCTGTTCACAGGGGTTTTAGAGAGGTTCAAGGGCCTCGACTTCCTTGAGGTTGGCCCAGGGCTAGGGGCGCTTACGCTAAGGGCCTCAGAACTGGCAGGGAGGCTTGTGGCCGTTGAAATTGACGGGTCGTTGGCCAAGAAGCTCAGCTCCAGGCTCCCCCTGAACTCCTCCGTGGTGATAGGTGACGGGGCCCTCTTCGTGGCCTCAGTGAGGACCCCTGTGGTGTTCTCAAACGCCCCATTTTACCTGGTAGGAAGAATGATAGCGGCGGCCGCCAGGAACAACAACGTAAGGTGGCTAGTCCTGGGGTGCCAGAAGGAGGTCGCCGAGAGGATAGTCGCGAGGCCCGGAAGCGAGGAGTACGGCAGGCTGAGCGTGATATCGCAGGCTTACTTCTTGGCAACAATTAAGGGCTACATGCCTGCCGAGTGGTTCAGGCCCAGGCCGAAGGTCAACGCCGCCCTGGTGCTCATGGAGAGGAGGAGGGAGTGGGGGCCTGAAGGAGAAGCCCTTGAAGGCCTGACCAGGTGCCTCTTCTCCCAGAAGAACAGGCTGTTAGCTAAGGTAGCTAAGAGGTGCATCGGCGACGAGGGGCCGGCCCTGCTGGCGGCCAGCAATAATAGAAGGGTCAGGGACCTGACGCCTGACGAGCTGGTGGAGGCGTCAAAATGGCTTGCCGCGAGGGCTGGCGCGAGGTCCTGA
- a CDS encoding Lhr-like helicase — translation MQDYVISMLHPRLREVIARLGYTRLYPIQEKAIPVVLRGSHTLIVSPTGSGKTEAALFPLLSLMLGSHELNDGKIKAIYVTPLRALNRDLMTRISRLVEGVGISIALRHGDSTSSIRRRFLESPPDFMITTPETLNLLLTVQAKADMWDSVSYVIVDEVQELIESERGSELSVVLERLQERSRNRIQRIGLSATLSDKSKRAAASLLAYGRKVEVVEDKGERAYEIEIVAVPEDEGLQKASDAIASIASREKGSVLLFTNTRSVAERLGALLSKRLANKVMVHHGSLSREVREEAERKFREGELKVLVATSSMELGIDIGHIDRVVQFMSPREVIAMSQRAGRAEHRYGGVSRATVVTFNNVFELLESAVIAVRTRREDLEDLAYHRKPLDAAAHQLVAMVIEGLASDVGKAHEVLTRSAPFSDMTLSELEKVASHLDSVGVLKYEPETGKLARGRRSLTYLYKVSMIPDEATFRVYDVASGSQVGEVGERFVEAALLASREQKPVFVLAGRAWRIVNVDYEELRIDAEPLGEAEGVVPSWEGELIPVSYKVAREVCGLVSLAFIDPQRALHALLQRGLDRELAERITNVIAESAKRWGAPLTPLEPIVEELKGASILFTCLGSKGNLLLALVISKLLEPKVKAWFDYIPYAVVFSAPYGVRGDDIREALLKAKNMDLPELMALAYDAVKETPLYVARFLQVAKRLGVLDPDVRVSLEQGKRILDAYRGSVVEEETLRELSFDKLDPEALREFLSNLKDVRVVRSEGLSPLAQDVIKNPYLRREVAVNLKEVAMEYVIEGLRRAALRKEVVFVCASCGNTWRAEATSLSHPVRCPKCGAAMVAPLPFSQWGESVASLYSRWKRGSAGKLSKDEKRLVNEVRERAELYINYAMQGLGRYVVEAFMNQGVGPRSAKKVMESLMRGGERAFYEALLKAKEEYLVYKKFINKREGKEDREKA, via the coding sequence ATGCAGGACTACGTTATTTCCATGCTTCACCCAAGGCTCAGAGAGGTCATAGCAAGGCTCGGCTACACGAGGCTATACCCCATTCAGGAGAAGGCCATACCTGTTGTCCTCAGGGGCTCCCATACCCTTATAGTATCGCCAACGGGCAGCGGCAAGACTGAGGCGGCCCTGTTCCCCCTCCTGTCGCTCATGTTAGGTTCCCATGAGCTGAACGACGGCAAGATTAAGGCCATTTACGTGACCCCGCTAAGGGCGTTGAACAGGGACCTGATGACAAGGATCTCAAGGCTTGTCGAGGGCGTTGGTATCTCGATAGCCTTGAGGCATGGCGACTCCACCTCGTCAATTAGGAGGAGGTTCCTCGAGAGCCCGCCTGACTTCATGATAACGACGCCTGAGACCCTCAACCTGTTGTTAACTGTGCAGGCAAAGGCTGACATGTGGGACTCTGTTAGCTACGTCATAGTTGACGAGGTCCAGGAGCTCATAGAGAGCGAGAGGGGCTCGGAGCTCTCAGTAGTCCTTGAGAGGCTTCAGGAGAGGTCGAGGAACAGGATACAGCGTATAGGCCTTTCAGCTACGCTCTCTGACAAGTCGAAGCGGGCCGCCGCCTCCCTCCTAGCCTACGGGCGTAAAGTTGAGGTGGTCGAGGACAAGGGGGAAAGGGCCTATGAAATAGAGATAGTAGCTGTGCCTGAGGACGAGGGCCTTCAGAAGGCGTCCGACGCTATAGCCTCCATAGCTTCACGCGAGAAGGGCTCAGTGCTGCTCTTCACGAACACCAGATCCGTGGCTGAGAGGCTCGGCGCCCTGCTGTCCAAACGCTTAGCCAACAAGGTCATGGTGCACCACGGCAGCCTCTCAAGGGAGGTGAGAGAGGAAGCCGAGAGGAAGTTCAGGGAAGGCGAGCTCAAGGTACTGGTCGCCACCTCGAGCATGGAGCTCGGCATAGACATAGGTCATATAGACAGGGTCGTACAGTTTATGTCACCTAGGGAGGTCATAGCGATGTCGCAGAGGGCTGGAAGGGCTGAACACCGCTACGGCGGCGTTAGCAGGGCGACCGTAGTAACTTTTAATAACGTGTTTGAGCTCTTGGAGTCAGCAGTCATAGCCGTAAGGACCAGGAGAGAGGACCTAGAGGACCTGGCCTATCACAGGAAGCCCCTCGACGCGGCGGCCCATCAGTTAGTAGCTATGGTTATTGAGGGCCTGGCCAGCGACGTAGGGAAAGCCCACGAGGTCCTTACCCGCTCTGCGCCCTTCTCAGATATGACGCTAAGCGAGCTCGAAAAGGTCGCCTCTCATCTCGACTCGGTGGGGGTGCTGAAGTACGAGCCTGAGACGGGGAAGCTGGCGAGGGGCAGGAGGTCACTAACTTATCTCTATAAGGTCTCAATGATACCCGATGAGGCCACGTTCAGGGTTTATGACGTAGCCAGCGGCTCCCAGGTGGGCGAGGTCGGCGAGAGGTTCGTAGAGGCCGCCCTCCTGGCCAGCCGCGAGCAGAAGCCCGTCTTCGTGCTAGCTGGCAGGGCTTGGAGAATCGTCAACGTGGATTATGAGGAACTTAGGATAGACGCCGAGCCCCTTGGCGAGGCTGAGGGGGTGGTCCCGTCCTGGGAGGGCGAGCTTATACCCGTCAGCTATAAGGTGGCCAGGGAGGTCTGTGGCCTTGTAAGCCTGGCCTTCATTGACCCTCAGAGGGCCCTTCACGCGCTCCTCCAGAGGGGTCTCGACAGGGAGCTGGCAGAAAGGATTACAAACGTGATCGCTGAGAGCGCTAAGAGGTGGGGCGCCCCGCTAACCCCCCTGGAGCCTATCGTAGAGGAGCTTAAGGGCGCCAGCATACTGTTCACATGTCTTGGCAGCAAAGGTAACCTCCTCCTGGCCCTAGTAATCTCTAAGCTCCTGGAGCCCAAGGTTAAGGCCTGGTTTGACTACATACCTTACGCCGTAGTTTTCTCAGCCCCTTATGGCGTCAGAGGTGACGACATAAGGGAGGCTTTGCTTAAGGCCAAGAACATGGACCTCCCTGAGCTGATGGCGCTAGCCTACGACGCCGTCAAGGAGACGCCCCTATACGTGGCCAGGTTCCTCCAGGTCGCTAAGAGGCTTGGCGTCCTTGACCCCGACGTCAGGGTCTCCCTCGAGCAGGGCAAGAGGATACTTGACGCCTACAGGGGCTCGGTGGTAGAGGAGGAGACGCTGAGGGAGCTCTCCTTTGACAAGCTGGACCCCGAGGCCCTAAGGGAGTTCCTCAGCAACCTCAAGGACGTCAGGGTTGTAAGGAGCGAGGGACTGAGCCCTCTCGCCCAGGATGTCATAAAGAACCCGTACCTGAGGAGAGAGGTCGCCGTCAACCTGAAGGAGGTGGCCATGGAGTACGTAATTGAGGGGCTTCGCAGGGCTGCCCTCAGGAAAGAGGTCGTGTTCGTCTGCGCGTCCTGCGGCAACACATGGCGGGCCGAGGCAACGAGCCTAAGCCACCCAGTCAGGTGCCCTAAGTGCGGGGCCGCCATGGTGGCCCCGCTGCCCTTCTCCCAGTGGGGCGAGTCGGTGGCCTCCCTCTACTCAAGGTGGAAGAGGGGGTCTGCGGGAAAGCTGAGCAAAGACGAGAAGCGGTTAGTAAATGAGGTTAGGGAGAGGGCGGAGCTCTACATAAATTACGCCATGCAGGGCCTTGGAAGGTATGTCGTGGAGGCCTTCATGAATCAGGGCGTCGGGCCAAGGTCGGCTAAGAAGGTAATGGAGAGCCTCATGAGGGGAGGGGAGAGGGCCTTCTATGAGGCCTTGCTCAAGGCGAAGGAGGAGTACCTGGTCTATAAGAAGTTCATAAATAAAAGGGAGGGAAAAGAGGACAGGGAGAAGGCCTAA
- a CDS encoding putative ATPase, RNase L inhibitor (RLI)-like — MVRVAVIDDDLCKPKRCSYQCISVCPVNKSKKGVAIEADTKARAKPVIYEDVCIGCGICVKACPFDAISIVNLPEELNEEAVHRYSVNGFKLFRLPIPREGQVVGVIGKNGAGKTTAIRILAGELKPNLGNPDRPAEVDAVLRHFRGSELQTYLERLYDGKLRAAHKIQYIDLVPRYLKGTVGELLKKADETGSSRDLAQQVGLDRVWDRDVSSLSGGELQKLLIVATLSKDASVYIFDEPSSYLDVRERVRVSRLIRSQVKASRYFIVVEHDLAMLDYLSDHVHVIYGEPGVYGIVSQPYGVRVGINAFLDGYLQGENVRIRGTPIAFSKSLSGQQAEAEFKYLEWSRARVRLDGFTLDVEPGYINGGEVVTIVGPNAIGKTTFIRFLAGEVKAEEGGPFTYRELKVSYKPQYVGPEFFPEGMTVADVLRASNPEAVTPGTWLYVELTEKLGLVKLFDRVARELSGGEMQKLAIASALSREADLYLLDEPSAHLDVEERLAVGRIVKRLTENRKAAAFVAEHDVMMIAMISDRTMVFSGEPGLHGVAGGPKRVREAMNDLLAELGITMRQDKESGRPRINKEGSYLDRLQKAKGVFFEV; from the coding sequence TTGGTAAGGGTAGCAGTAATAGACGACGACCTGTGCAAGCCCAAGCGATGCAGCTACCAGTGCATATCGGTCTGCCCTGTCAACAAGAGCAAGAAGGGCGTAGCCATAGAGGCCGACACGAAGGCCCGCGCTAAGCCAGTGATCTACGAGGACGTCTGTATAGGGTGCGGGATATGCGTGAAGGCCTGCCCGTTTGACGCGATCTCAATAGTCAACCTGCCTGAGGAGCTCAACGAGGAGGCCGTTCACAGGTACAGCGTCAACGGCTTCAAGCTCTTCAGGCTCCCGATACCGAGGGAGGGGCAGGTCGTCGGCGTAATAGGCAAGAACGGCGCAGGCAAGACCACTGCCATCAGGATCCTGGCAGGGGAGCTGAAACCTAACCTAGGCAACCCCGACAGGCCGGCGGAGGTTGACGCCGTCCTGAGGCACTTCAGGGGAAGCGAGCTTCAGACGTACCTTGAGAGGCTCTACGACGGGAAGCTGAGGGCAGCCCATAAGATCCAGTACATAGACCTCGTGCCTAGGTACCTCAAGGGGACTGTGGGAGAGCTACTGAAGAAGGCGGACGAGACAGGCTCCTCGAGGGACCTGGCCCAGCAGGTGGGCCTCGACAGGGTCTGGGATAGGGACGTGAGTAGCCTGAGCGGCGGCGAGCTGCAGAAGCTGTTGATAGTGGCCACCCTAAGTAAGGATGCCTCCGTCTACATATTTGATGAGCCCAGCAGCTACCTCGACGTCAGGGAGAGGGTGAGGGTCTCAAGACTCATAAGGTCCCAGGTCAAGGCCTCAAGGTACTTCATAGTGGTAGAGCATGACCTGGCGATGCTTGACTACCTCAGCGACCACGTTCACGTGATCTACGGGGAGCCAGGGGTATATGGGATAGTGTCGCAGCCCTACGGCGTGAGGGTCGGCATAAACGCGTTCCTTGACGGCTACCTGCAGGGCGAGAACGTGAGGATAAGGGGCACCCCCATAGCTTTCTCGAAGTCTCTCTCAGGCCAGCAGGCGGAGGCCGAGTTCAAGTACCTCGAGTGGTCAAGGGCCAGGGTCAGGCTTGACGGCTTCACCCTTGACGTGGAGCCGGGCTACATAAACGGAGGCGAGGTGGTGACAATAGTGGGCCCCAACGCCATAGGTAAGACGACGTTCATAAGGTTCCTCGCAGGCGAGGTCAAGGCTGAGGAGGGGGGACCGTTCACTTACAGGGAGCTCAAGGTCAGCTACAAGCCCCAGTACGTGGGGCCTGAGTTCTTCCCTGAGGGGATGACAGTGGCTGACGTCCTGAGGGCCTCCAACCCAGAGGCTGTCACGCCCGGCACCTGGCTCTACGTGGAGCTCACTGAGAAGCTCGGCCTCGTCAAGCTCTTCGACCGAGTAGCCAGGGAGCTGAGCGGGGGCGAGATGCAGAAGCTGGCCATAGCTTCAGCGTTAAGCCGTGAAGCTGACCTCTACCTGCTCGACGAGCCCTCCGCCCACCTGGACGTTGAGGAGAGGCTGGCCGTGGGCAGGATAGTGAAGAGGCTCACCGAGAACAGGAAGGCCGCCGCCTTCGTGGCTGAGCATGACGTGATGATGATAGCGATGATAAGCGACCGCACCATGGTCTTCTCGGGTGAGCCGGGCCTCCACGGAGTAGCTGGAGGCCCCAAGAGGGTCAGGGAGGCGATGAACGACCTCCTGGCGGAGCTCGGGATAACCATGAGGCAGGACAAGGAGTCAGGCAGGCCCAGGATCAACAAGGAGGGCTCTTACCTGGACCGCCTTCAGAAGGCTAAGGGGGTCTTCTTCGAGGTTTAG
- a CDS encoding Methyltransferase small domain, whose product MRFACDPCVYEPSDDTWIAVEALERLEALGYRFKSVLDLGSGTGVLAAVARALFNPSLVAAVDLSPYAARATRLTLGSDVLVAQCNGGRCLRGRWDLVILNPPYLPAGANGVKACEGLLDMAWSEEAGHEVLCRAAGDLGSWVVIVRSSLSTLDVDSCLSSMGFSKVATLSNRAFMFERIWAELWRRAA is encoded by the coding sequence GTGAGGTTCGCCTGCGACCCCTGCGTATACGAGCCCTCTGACGACACATGGATCGCCGTGGAGGCGCTCGAGAGGCTTGAGGCCCTCGGCTACAGGTTCAAGAGCGTGTTGGACCTGGGCTCAGGGACAGGCGTCCTGGCGGCCGTCGCAAGGGCCCTTTTCAACCCCTCCCTGGTGGCCGCTGTTGACCTCTCGCCCTACGCAGCCAGGGCTACAAGGCTCACGCTGGGGTCTGACGTGCTGGTGGCGCAGTGCAACGGGGGGAGGTGCCTGAGAGGTCGCTGGGACCTAGTCATCTTAAACCCACCTTACCTTCCTGCAGGGGCTAACGGGGTTAAGGCCTGCGAGGGGCTCTTAGACATGGCGTGGTCTGAGGAGGCCGGCCACGAGGTCCTTTGTCGAGCAGCCGGGGACCTTGGCAGCTGGGTAGTCATAGTCAGGTCCTCCCTCTCGACACTTGACGTGGACAGCTGTCTAAGTTCGATGGGCTTCTCAAAGGTAGCGACATTGTCTAACAGGGCCTTCATGTTTGAAAGGATCTGGGCAGAGCTGTGGCGCAGGGCGGCCTAA
- a CDS encoding methionine aminopeptidase, type II, which translates to MLRSGKPMSEEELKKTLTAGAIAAEARDYGASLVKPGASAREVCEEVESLIVKRGARPAFPCNFSINEVAAHYTPGISDDVRVPDKAIVKVDVGASVDGYLADTAVSVVVGDDERLRALAESAKEALDAVIAIMAPNVRIYDIGKAIERAIAGRGFRPVKNLTGHTMSRYLLHAGESIPNFADRSTFYRRLRPPVLVAVEPFSTSGRGLVVDAPKAFIYSATGREPKGASEASRSLLDYILKRFNTLPFAVRWLYPEWKESEISRALDELTRLKALVKYPVLVEASGAPVAQFEHTFFVDKDKVIVTTRAER; encoded by the coding sequence GTGCTAAGGAGCGGGAAGCCCATGAGCGAGGAGGAGCTGAAGAAGACCCTGACCGCTGGTGCCATAGCCGCGGAGGCCAGGGACTACGGCGCCTCGCTGGTGAAGCCGGGCGCCAGCGCTAGGGAGGTCTGTGAGGAAGTGGAGTCCCTGATCGTAAAGAGGGGGGCGAGGCCTGCCTTCCCCTGCAACTTCTCAATAAACGAGGTAGCGGCTCACTACACTCCTGGCATCTCGGATGACGTGAGGGTGCCTGACAAGGCCATAGTCAAGGTTGACGTAGGCGCCTCGGTCGACGGCTACCTCGCCGACACTGCGGTAAGCGTCGTAGTAGGCGATGATGAGAGGCTGAGGGCGCTAGCGGAGTCCGCCAAGGAGGCCCTGGACGCGGTCATAGCCATAATGGCTCCAAACGTGAGGATTTATGACATAGGTAAGGCTATAGAGAGGGCCATAGCGGGCAGGGGCTTCCGCCCCGTCAAGAACCTCACAGGACACACGATGTCCCGCTACCTGCTTCACGCAGGTGAGTCCATACCTAACTTCGCGGACAGGTCTACGTTCTACCGCAGGCTCAGGCCCCCGGTTCTTGTGGCCGTAGAGCCCTTCAGCACAAGCGGGAGAGGACTTGTCGTGGACGCCCCTAAGGCGTTCATCTACTCAGCTACGGGAAGAGAGCCCAAGGGAGCCTCGGAGGCCTCGAGGTCATTGCTGGATTACATACTTAAGAGGTTCAACACGCTCCCCTTCGCAGTGAGGTGGCTTTACCCTGAGTGGAAGGAGAGCGAGATAAGTAGGGCCCTTGATGAGCTGACGAGGCTTAAGGCGCTCGTCAAGTACCCAGTCCTAGTAGAGGCCTCAGGCGCTCCAGTGGCCCAGTTTGAGCACACATTCTTCGTAGACAAGGATAAGGTAATAGTTACCACGAGGGCCGAGCGTTAA